The Streptomyces pratensis genomic interval CAGGCTCGCCAACCTGCGCTCCGGAGACCTCCAGGTCGGCGACCAGATGGCCCCCGTCGACGTACGGAGCGCCCTCACCGAGCCGAAGCTCCAGCTGTTCAACTCGCCCTCGCTCGGATACCAGGGCATCGGCCTCAACGTCGGCAACGTGAAGGGTCTCGGGCAGAAGCCCGGGAAGATCGACACCCCGATCGCCCGGGACGTCCGTGTCCGGGAGGCCTTCGAGCTCGCCATCGACCGCGACCTCCTCAACACGGTCGTGTTCCAGGGCATGTACGAACCCGCCTGCGGCCCCATCTCCCCGCAGTCCGCCATCGCCCCGGGTGTGAAGCCGGAGGACTGCCCCCGGCGCGACGTCGGCCGCGCGAAGAAGCTGCTGAAGGAGGCCGGGGTGCAGACCCCGGTGAAGATCGAGCTGAAGACGTCCACCACCCCGGAACAGGGCCGTGTCGGACAGGTACTCCAGGCCATGGTCAAGGAGGCGGGCTTCGAACTGTCGCTGCGCCCCACCGAGTACGCCACCATGCTCGCGGAGACCGACGCCGGCGACTACGACGTCTTCACCAGCGGCTGGTCCGGCCGGCTCGACCCGGACGGCAACGTCTCCAACTTCCTCAAGACCGCCGGCGCCATGAACGCCTACGGTCTCGGGGACCCCGAGATCGACAAGCTGATCGCCGAGGGACGCAGCGTCGCGGACCCCGCACGGCGCACCGGGATCTACGACGAGCTCACCCGCCGCGTCCAGGACGCCCATGCGCTGATCTACCTCTACCGGCAGAAGAACTACGTCGTCGCCGGAAAGGACGTCGCGGGCATCCGCGTCTACGGCGACGGACTGGTCCGGGTCAAGAATGCGGGGTACACCCGATGACGAAGTACCTGCTGACGCGCCTGCGTCAGTCCCTCATCACGCTCTTCCTCGTCAGCATCGTCGTCTTCGCCGGCATCCGGGCGCTGCCCGGCGACCCGGCGCTCGCGCTGGCCGGTGAGGAACGCAGCCCCGAGGCACTCGCCGCCGTCCGGGAGAGCTACGGCCTGAACGACAACGTAGTCATCCAGTACGGACGGTTCATCGGGCACGCCCTCACCGGCGACCTCGGCACCTCCTCCCGTACCGGCCTCCCCGTCGCCGACGCGATCGCACAGGCCCTGCCCGTCACGCTGGAACTGGCCGCGCTCTCCCTGCTGCTGGCGATCGTGGTCGGCATCGGCGCCGGAGTGGTCGCCGCTGTGCGGCGCGGGAGGCCGGAGGAGTGGCTCGCCAACGCCATCGCGCTGATCGGCCTGTCCATCCCCACCTTCTGGCTCGGTATCGTCCTCGTCCTCGGATTCGCCATCGCCGTCCCGGTGTTCGCCGCCTCCGGCTACGTCCCCTTCGGTACCGATCCCATCGACAACCTGCGCCGCATGGTGCTGCCCGCCATCGTGCTCGGCTCCGGTCTCGCCGCCGTCGTGATGCGGCAGACCCGGGCGGCGATGCTCGACTCGCTCTCCG includes:
- a CDS encoding ABC transporter permease, which codes for MTKYLLTRLRQSLITLFLVSIVVFAGIRALPGDPALALAGEERSPEALAAVRESYGLNDNVVIQYGRFIGHALTGDLGTSSRTGLPVADAIAQALPVTLELAALSLLLAIVVGIGAGVVAAVRRGRPEEWLANAIALIGLSIPTFWLGIVLVLGFAIAVPVFAASGYVPFGTDPIDNLRRMVLPAIVLGSGLAAVVMRQTRAAMLDSLSADYVRTARAKGLSRGSVIGGHALRNSLVTVVTVLGLQLGHLISGAVVTEQIFVLPGFGKLTIDAVFTRDYATLQAVVLCTSAAYILINLLVDVVYSVIDPRIRLGGAR
- a CDS encoding ABC transporter substrate-binding protein: MTDDRSVRDGGTLTVALNSDPDKLDPTLAQTLVGRTVFASMCEKLYDIDEDGTVVPQLAASLPVTSADGRTVTIQVRPGAEFSDGTKLDADAVVTSLLRHRDLPGSARGTELAPVSKAEATGPLTVRLTLDHSYVPLTGVLADRAGMVMSPTALEKYGKDFTNHPSCVGPFRFVERVGGDRIVLRKDPNYYDADRVHLDGVIYKPIPDGNVRLANLRSGDLQVGDQMAPVDVRSALTEPKLQLFNSPSLGYQGIGLNVGNVKGLGQKPGKIDTPIARDVRVREAFELAIDRDLLNTVVFQGMYEPACGPISPQSAIAPGVKPEDCPRRDVGRAKKLLKEAGVQTPVKIELKTSTTPEQGRVGQVLQAMVKEAGFELSLRPTEYATMLAETDAGDYDVFTSGWSGRLDPDGNVSNFLKTAGAMNAYGLGDPEIDKLIAEGRSVADPARRTGIYDELTRRVQDAHALIYLYRQKNYVVAGKDVAGIRVYGDGLVRVKNAGYTR